In Xenopus laevis strain J_2021 chromosome 2S, Xenopus_laevis_v10.1, whole genome shotgun sequence, a genomic segment contains:
- the LOC108708850 gene encoding LOW QUALITY PROTEIN: transmembrane and immunoglobulin domain-containing protein 1 (The sequence of the model RefSeq protein was modified relative to this genomic sequence to represent the inferred CDS: deleted 1 base in 1 codon), with protein sequence MNLCWCLVLGPLLVMHLVTAVRLELNGKNTSSLLQLNISETASLKCEVFDNTGDEELIWYRGTRQVDVSSNDNVNISQVCVYPLSTEDNGVSFICLLKRDNTVKLSVMLDVRFTPILEGESSVTVEVGKNAQLTCITKANPQAEMIWRKNGVVVTMEKSRYKQYLDSEKFQLNIDRVDKKDAGNYTCVAVATDSNTTETKNFELVVEDKKDVLPVEAIAAAVVVGALIILFFLFAKRETIFKPCMKKREDTSL encoded by the exons ATGAATCTCTGCTGGTGTTTGGTCCTTGGACCCCTACTTGTTATGCACCTTGTGACAG CGGTGCGCCTGGAACTAAATGGCAAAAATACAAGTTCTCTTCTGCAACTCAATATCAGTGAAACGGCAAGTCTAAAGTGTGAAGTTTTTGATAACACTGGGGATGAGGAATTGATTTGGTACCGGGGAACACGTCAAGTGGATGTCTCCTCTAACGACAACGTGAATATCAGCCAAGTCTGCGTTTACCCACTATCTACTGAGGACAATGGAGTCAGCTTTATATGCTTGCTGAAGCGGGACAATACAGTCAAATTATCTGTCATGCTGGATGTCAGAT ttactCCCATCTTGGAAGGAGAGAGCTCTGTGACGGTGGAAGTTGGCAAAAACGCACAACTGACCTGTATCACCAAAGCCAACCCTCAAGCGGAGATGATCTGGAGAAAAAATGGTGTTGTGGTCACGATGGAGAAGTCTCGGTACAAACAATACCTGGACAGTGAGAAGTTCCAGCTTAACATCGACAGAGTAGACAAGAAGGATGCTGGGAACTACACTTGTGTAGCAGTCGCCACTGATAGCAACACGACTGAAACGAAAAATTTTGAGCTGGTGGTGGAGg ACAAGAAAGATGTGCTCCCAGTGGAGGCCATAGCGGCAGCAGTAGTGGTGGGGGCGCTGATtatcctc ttttttttgttcGCAAAGAGAGAGACCATTTTCAAACCA TGCATGAAGAAGCGAGAAGACACCTCACTGTAA